A window of Sediminitomix flava genomic DNA:
TTTGGTTGGGAAGATTATGTGATGGGAGTAAAGGAAAACAAGGTGATTTTGTTCAGTAATAATGGTGAAACTCTTGTTCCTAGAAAATACGATGGGATTGAATTATTAAAAAATGCACAAGGCAAAGTCATAAAAGACTTTTTAGTGGTTAGAAATGGCTACGCAAAAGGTGTGATCAATAAGGCAGGAAAGGAAATAGTTCCTGTGCAGTTTGATATCATTTATTATAGTGAAGGAGGTTTAGTTAAAGCAGAAAAAAGTGGACAGGCTGGTTATTTAGACACGCTAGGTAATGTCTACTATGTAGAATAGAAATTTTAGGTTAGAGGTTATATATAAAAAAATGCACCCTACAATGTAGTGGTGCATTTTTAGACTGTTTACTATTTATTATTAATGGATTCTTTTAATTAGGATTGGTAAGGTAGGAACTATTGAGCTGGTCTAGCCCAAGGAGTAGCTCCTACTTTAACTAGATGCTTTCTCATCTCTTTTTGGAAATTCTTAAATTTCTTAGGCATTTTATCTGTAGGAATCGGATTTGTTTCTTCAGGGTCAGCAATCATATCATAAAATACAAAAGGCTCACAAGCTGAATTTTGTACTAACTTCCATTTTCCCTTCTGAATGGCATAACAGATTGTACCATCTACACAAGCTGAATTATTGCCTCTTCTCATGTAAAAAACGGTTCTATCACTTATTGTAGGCGTTCCTTCTTTAAAAAGCTCCATTTGATTTATACCATCAATTCCATCAGCCCAATGTGCTTCAGAAATCTGAGCAGCAGTTGCCAGTGTTGGATAAAGGTCTGTGATTGCAGCATAATGATCAGTCTTCTGATTTGCTTGAATTTGTCCTTCCCACATCGCAATTAATGGTACTCGAACGCCACCTTCATACATATCTCCTTTTTGTCCTTTAAGGTTTGCATTACTAGCTGCATGTCTTAATGCACCACCGTTATCAGATAAGAACAGAATTAATGTATTCTTTAATTGACCTGTGTCTTCCAAGGTTGAAATAATATCACCGATAGATTTATCCATATGCTCCACTAATCCGACATATTTGGCCCTGTCTTCATCTATGTTAGGATTTTCCTTAAGAACTTTATCAAGATAGTCTTGTCTTGGTTGAAGAGGAGAGTGAGGAGCTGTATAGTTTAAGAATAAGCAGAAAGGCTCATTTCTTTTTTCCTTAATAAAATCAATCGTCCAATCTGTGAAAATATCTGTAACATGCCCTTCTGGTACAATCGGGGTTTTATTTTCTCTCATCCAATTCTGACCATATCTTTCGTGTTTATAATAGTCAGTCATCCCTACTAACCAACCTTTATAGAACTCAAAACCTCTATCATTTGGCAAGTTTGGAGCTTCATCTCCTAAATGCCATTTACCGATCATAGCTGTTTGATATCCCTGATCTTTAAAAAGGTCACCTATCGTTGTTACGTTTTCAGATAAATATCCAAAGCTATTTGAGCTATTGTGTCTTACTACGCCAGGCACACCTACTTTATCAGGTGATTTACCTGTAAGCATAGATGCTCTAGATGGAGAGCATACCGATGAAGTTGTATGAAAGTTTGTAAATAAAATACCTTTTTGGGCAATCTGATCAATGTTAGGTGATTTAATGTCTTGTGCTCCATATGAGCTTAAATCTCCATAGCCCAAGTCATCGGCAGTGATCACAAGAATGTTTGGTCTTTCTTGTCCTTGACTATAGGAGCAGTGTAAAAAAATGAAGTATGTGAGTATTGTTAAAAACGATATCTT
This region includes:
- a CDS encoding sulfatase family protein, translated to MKKISFLTILTYFIFLHCSYSQGQERPNILVITADDLGYGDLSSYGAQDIKSPNIDQIAQKGILFTNFHTTSSVCSPSRASMLTGKSPDKVGVPGVVRHNSSNSFGYLSENVTTIGDLFKDQGYQTAMIGKWHLGDEAPNLPNDRGFEFYKGWLVGMTDYYKHERYGQNWMRENKTPIVPEGHVTDIFTDWTIDFIKEKRNEPFCLFLNYTAPHSPLQPRQDYLDKVLKENPNIDEDRAKYVGLVEHMDKSIGDIISTLEDTGQLKNTLILFLSDNGGALRHAASNANLKGQKGDMYEGGVRVPLIAMWEGQIQANQKTDHYAAITDLYPTLATAAQISEAHWADGIDGINQMELFKEGTPTISDRTVFYMRRGNNSACVDGTICYAIQKGKWKLVQNSACEPFVFYDMIADPEETNPIPTDKMPKKFKNFQKEMRKHLVKVGATPWARPAQ